In Panacibacter ginsenosidivorans, the following proteins share a genomic window:
- a CDS encoding xylulokinase: MLLLGIDVGTSSIKVSVVDAQTQQCIASASYPETEAEIISQKSGWAEQSPNSWWQFFLQALVKAHATKTYNPKDIAAIGIAYQMHGLVTVDEDQQVLRDAIIWCDSRAVPYGDAAFKAIGEEKCLSHLLNSPGNFTAAKLAWVKENEPLIYERIDKIMLPGDYIAMLLTGSITTSISSLSEGIFWDFKENALSKDVMNFFGFNDSIIPTIKDVFSEHGYVTDLVANLLQLKPGIPVSYKAGDQPNNALSLNVLEPGEVAATAGTSGVIYGVSDQLAYDQQSRVNSFAHVNYTAEQTRIGILLCINGTGILNKWIKNIAGTNSSYADLNNAASKINIGSDGLYIIPFGNGAERMLNNKIVGTHLHNIDLNKHTAAHLYRAGQEGIAFAFRYGLDIMRENKMFPSVIRAGKANMFLSSVFTNAFVNVTNTPVELYNCDGSVGAALGAGIGAKIFNNPKEAFTKMQRLETIEPNGKNAYEEHYQQWKALLIKDM, encoded by the coding sequence ATGTTATTACTCGGTATAGATGTAGGAACCTCCTCAATAAAAGTTTCTGTAGTAGACGCACAAACGCAACAATGCATAGCGTCTGCCAGCTATCCTGAAACGGAAGCAGAAATTATTTCGCAGAAAAGCGGCTGGGCAGAGCAATCGCCAAACAGCTGGTGGCAATTTTTCTTACAGGCATTGGTAAAAGCACATGCAACAAAAACTTATAATCCAAAAGATATTGCAGCGATTGGAATTGCTTACCAGATGCATGGCTTGGTAACCGTTGATGAAGATCAACAAGTACTAAGAGATGCCATTATCTGGTGTGACAGCCGCGCTGTTCCTTATGGTGATGCAGCTTTTAAAGCTATTGGTGAAGAAAAATGTTTGTCGCATTTATTAAACTCTCCGGGCAATTTTACGGCTGCCAAACTTGCATGGGTAAAAGAAAATGAACCTTTAATTTATGAACGTATAGATAAGATCATGTTGCCCGGTGATTATATCGCCATGCTACTTACAGGTAGCATTACTACAAGCATCTCCTCCTTATCTGAAGGCATATTCTGGGATTTTAAAGAGAATGCACTTTCAAAAGATGTAATGAATTTCTTTGGTTTTAATGATAGCATTATTCCAACTATCAAAGATGTTTTTAGTGAACATGGATATGTTACAGACCTCGTTGCTAACCTGTTACAATTAAAGCCGGGAATTCCTGTAAGTTATAAAGCCGGTGATCAACCTAACAATGCGCTTTCATTAAATGTACTCGAGCCGGGTGAAGTCGCTGCAACTGCAGGTACGTCTGGTGTTATATATGGTGTAAGCGATCAGCTTGCATACGATCAGCAATCACGTGTCAATAGTTTTGCGCATGTAAATTATACGGCGGAACAAACACGTATTGGCATTTTACTTTGTATAAACGGCACAGGTATTTTAAATAAATGGATCAAAAATATTGCTGGTACAAATTCCTCTTATGCGGACTTGAATAATGCTGCTTCCAAAATAAATATCGGCAGCGATGGTTTGTATATTATTCCTTTTGGTAATGGTGCTGAACGTATGCTTAACAACAAGATTGTCGGCACACATTTACACAATATAGATTTAAATAAACATACAGCGGCACATTTGTATCGTGCAGGCCAGGAAGGCATTGCGTTTGCGTTCCGTTATGGTCTTGATATTATGCGTGAAAACAAAATGTTTCCATCTGTTATTCGTGCTGGCAAAGCCAATATGTTTTTAAGTAGTGTGTTCACCAATGCGTTTGTAAATGTTACTAATACCCCTGTTGAATTATATAATTGCGATGGCAGTGTTGGCGCGGCTTTGGGCGCAGGCATTGGTGCAAAAATTTTCAACAATCCAAAAGAGGCATTTACAAAAATGCAGCGCTTGGAAACGATAGAGCCAAATGGCAAAAATGCTTACGAAGAACATTATCAACAATGGAAAGCCTTGTTGATAAAAGATATGTAG
- a CDS encoding AraC family transcriptional regulator — protein sequence MKPIVEKLTLSENTSFLARTYRTPLFEVPWHQHIEYELIMFKEGEGSSFIGNYVGEFKTGDIFFLGSNLPHTFQKANKELITSALVIQFRDDFWGKDFLQLPESRNIKQLLDISYQGLKITGNLKEQLRPFVEELEFAEGFERIILLCECLQMIMYNKEYETVSTQEVKAYNTKHKERIDKIYQYTIDYFQDAVTLDNVAAHAGMSVPAFCNYFKKSTKKTYIDFLNEVRIGYACKQLIDTQKTIEAICYESGFNTLANFNKQFLKVKQVTPSRYRKDFMQRM from the coding sequence ATGAAGCCGATTGTAGAAAAGCTCACACTTAGCGAGAATACTTCTTTTCTTGCACGTACTTATAGAACGCCGCTATTTGAAGTGCCATGGCACCAGCATATAGAATATGAACTGATCATGTTTAAAGAAGGAGAGGGCAGCAGCTTTATCGGCAATTATGTTGGCGAATTTAAAACAGGCGATATTTTTTTTCTCGGTTCCAATTTGCCACACACATTTCAGAAAGCAAATAAGGAGCTTATTACAAGTGCATTGGTAATACAATTCAGGGATGATTTTTGGGGCAAAGATTTTTTACAATTACCCGAAAGCAGGAACATCAAACAACTGCTGGACATTTCTTACCAGGGTTTGAAAATTACTGGCAATTTAAAAGAACAGCTAAGACCTTTTGTAGAAGAACTGGAGTTTGCTGAAGGCTTTGAACGTATTATTCTTTTATGTGAATGCCTGCAGATGATCATGTATAATAAAGAATATGAAACTGTATCTACACAGGAAGTAAAAGCCTATAACACCAAACACAAAGAACGCATTGATAAAATATACCAATACACCATTGATTATTTCCAGGATGCTGTTACACTTGATAATGTTGCCGCACATGCAGGCATGAGCGTACCTGCATTCTGCAATTACTTTAAAAAAAGCACGAAGAAAACTTATATAGATTTTTTAAATGAAGTGCGCATTGGTTATGCCTGCAAGCAACTGATCGATACACAAAAAACAATCGAGGCCATTTGCTATGAAAGTGGTTTTAATACGCTTGCTAATTTCAATAAACAGTTTTTAAAAGTGAAGCAGGTTACACCTTCCAGGTATAGAAAAGATTTTATGCAAAGAATGTAA